Proteins from a genomic interval of Arachis hypogaea cultivar Tifrunner chromosome 10, arahy.Tifrunner.gnm2.J5K5, whole genome shotgun sequence:
- the LOC112717935 gene encoding protein MAIN-LIKE 2-like: MTLEDVAHIFGLPIDGEPMSGWTDSSGDFLQNQSIAIFGREPGVSHSSKSYMKLTWVRRIRDAEPLDNKESIRRYVRCQIFCLLGSTLFTDKSTAYAHAKYLPLLFDFMRIHTYSWESACLVHLYRALFRAPRYDRKEMDGPLNLLFVWAWERMPCIALVLRQTLQLAEIPVAMRWSHSKRTTA; this comes from the exons ATGACATTGGAAGATGTTGCTCATATATTTGGCCTACCCATTGATGGAGAGCCTATGAGTGGATGGACAGATAGTAGTGGCGACTTCTTGCAGAACCAGAGCATCGCGATATTCGGTCGTGAACCAGGAGTCAGTCATTCTTCGAAATCCTATATGAAGCTGACTTGGGTTCGACGTATCAGAGACGCAGAGCCATTGGACAATAAGGAGTCCATTAGGAGATACGTCAGATGTCAGATCTTCTGTTTGTTAGGGTCGACCCTATTCACGGATAAGTCAACCGCATACGCCCACGCGAAGTATCTACCGTTGCTTTTCGATTTCATGCGGATCCATACTTATAGTTGGGAGTCAGCATGTCTCGTACATCTTTACAGAGCATTATTCCGTGCACCACGATATGATAGAAAGGAGATGGATGGACCTCTTAATCTATTGTTTGTTTGGGCATGGGAGCGAATGCCATGTATTGCGCTCGTACTGAGACAAACCCTTCAACTGGCTGAGATACCAGTTGCCATGAG GTGGAGTCATTCGAAACGGACCACAGCGTAG
- the LOC140175756 gene encoding uncharacterized protein gives MRTISQDHSKLDSDTVTEAITPLVETDPSIKVTSIIAKVQSRFNSTISYRKAWLTKQKSIAKVFGGWEDSYQALSWWLSVMVQKMHGSVVQIETRPLYNGNEEAYSVKILHCIFWSFNPCIRAFRHCNPLVQVDGTHLYEKYKGETADTGHFFLWNLRMHVVRKDGVGMISDRHESIRAPVNRFRRTVEEYNINYKRLEDRGKAYARWCDAVGLRHLLAFDEGHRWGHITTNIVECINSRIEKNMQQAVNIVMHRFDRRNEVFEVREMTSAKVLVVDLAPRSCDCGHFQVERLPCHHVIACCANQHLDWQLYVNDVYKMTEVHKVYRFKFTQLSDPETWPAYKGPTLVANPASRRTSKGRPKLTRYLNKMDSRDMCGPQICRFCGAQGYSRSRCPQRAGPSGAGE, from the exons ATGAGAACAATTTCACAGGATCATTCCAAGTTGGACTCGGATACCGTTACTGAGGCTATAACGCCATTGGTCGAGACTGACCCGTCCATAAAGGTGACATCTATAATAGCGAAAGTCCAGTCAAGGTTTAACTCTACCATCAGTTACCGAAAGGCTTGGTTGACAAAGCAGAAGTCCATAGCAAAAGTTTTCGGTGGTTGGGAAGATTCTTACCAAGCCTTGTCATGGTGGCTCTCGGTTATGGTTCAGAAGATGCATGGTTCAGTTGTCCAAATAGAAACACGACCACTGTACAATGGGAATGAGGAGGCGTATAGTGTAAAAATACTTCATTGCATATTttggagtttcaatccatgcatTAGGGCATTCAGGCATTGCAATCCTCTAGTTCAGGTTGACGGCACACACCTATACGAAAAATACAAAG GGGAGACAGCTGATACGGGGCACTTCTTTCTCTGGAATCTGCGAATGCATGTTGTTAGAAAAGACGGTGTGGGTATGATCTCAGACCGGCATGAGTCAATTCGGGCACCAGTAAATCGTTTCCGGAG AACGGTGGAAGAGTACAACATCAACTATAAGAGGTTGGAAGACCGAGGCAAGGCATATGCCAGGTGGTGCGATGCCGTTGGACTAAGACATTTATTGGCATTCGATGAGGGACATCGATGGGGCCATATAACGACGAACATTGTTGAGTGCATTAACTCG CGGATAGAGAAAAATATGCAACAAGCTGTGAATATAGTTATGCACCGGTTTGATAGACGAAATGAGGTGTTTGAGGTGCGCGAAATGACTAGCGCGAAGGTGTTAGTTGTTGATCTTGCGCCACGGTCGTGTGATTGTGGGCACTTTCAGGTGGAACGACTACCGTGTCACCATGTTATTGCTTGTTGTGCTAACCAGCATCTCGATTGGCAGTTGTACGTGAATGACGTGTACAAGATGACAGAGGTTCATAAGGTATATAGATTTAAGTTCACACAATTAAGTGATCCCGAGACATGGCCTGCATATAAGGGACCCACATTGGTCGCTAATCCCGCCTCGAGGAGAACGTCGAAAGGTCGCCCCAAATTGACCCGATACTTGAATAAAATGGACTCACGCGACATGTGTGGTCCTCAAATATGTCGTTTCTGTGGCGCTCAGGGTTATAGTCGGAGTCGATGTCCTCAACGTGCTGGACCGAGTGGTGCTGgtgaataa
- the LOC112716436 gene encoding uncharacterized protein: MGRPSSTIEVPNERRRFDHRRTTPDSDLSDGYRRRRLRSPSYDSYDRNRDRRRDRRRSTSPERRSPRPTAYNDGLPNGDVLPKKFGRRSGGSYLDRDRRPDSDSDEELKGLSFEEYRRLKRQKMRKSLKHCIWNVTPSPPRRENEQESEEERAEEITVKFGVEKGDSSDKEVKPSEKSKSEPKSENFSESEAESDDSRSRTKRRRVSGLKRRRRSNSDSESEENESESEDSESESDDSIARRKRKRSSKSKHRRRRSNNDGESEGSDAEEEERKSRRGKRKSGKTRGNRKKRRYSDSDESEESESDDSDDSGRRKRKHSSRSKRSRRERRKRRSRKSESEKEVSESEEEKGFGDAKNKAVVEEVMKTEVDPEALKLKELFESQKKPALDNEPAVGPMPLPRAEGHISYGGALRPGEGDAIAQYVQQGKRIPRRGEVGLSAEEIQKFETLGYVMSGSRHQRMNAIRIRKENQVYSAEDKRALAMFNYEEKAKREHKVMADLQRLVQRHIGQDVGPTHDPFAAKTSDGADA; encoded by the coding sequence ATGGGAAGACCATCTTCCACAATCGAAGTCCCTAATGAACGACGCCGTTTCGACCATCGCCGCACCACTCCTGACTCCGACCTCTCCGACGGTTACCGCCGCCGCCGCCTCCGAAGCCCTAGCTATGACTCTTACGACCGCAACCGGGACCGCCGCCGTGATCGCCGCCGATCAACTTCACCTGAGCGTAGAAGCCCAAGGCCTACCGCCTACAACGACGGACTTCCTAACGGCGACGTCCTACCGAAGAAATTCGGCCGTCGTAGCGGCGGCTCGTACCTAGACCGTGACCGCCGCCCGGATTCTGATTCTGACGAGGAGCTGAAAGGATTGAGCTTCGAGGAGTACCGGAGGCTGAAGAGGCAGAAGATGCGAAAGTCGCTGAAGCATTGCATCTGGAACGTCACGCCGAGCCCTCCCAGGCGCGAGAACGAACAAGAATCGGAGGAAGAAAGAGCTGAAGAGATCACTGtgaaatttggtgttgaaaaaggcgATTCGAGCGACAAGGAGGTTAAACCTAGCGAAAAATCCAAATCTGAACCAAAATCGgagaatttttccgagtcggaagctGAATCAGATGACTCGCGTTCGAGGACAAAGAGGAGGAGGGTTTCTGGTTTGAAACGCAGGAGAAGATCGAATAGCGATAGTGAATCAGAGGAAAATGAATCCGAGTCAGAGGATAGTGAATCTGAATCAGACGATTCGATTGCAAggaggaagagaaaaagaagttCAAAATCGAAGCATAGGAGAAGGAGATCTAATAATGATGGTGAATCAGAGGGAAgtgatgctgaagaagaggagcgCAAAAGTAGGAGGGGTAAGAGGAAGAGTGGTAAGACCAGAGGGAACAGAAAAAAGAGAAGGTATAGTGATTCTGATGAGAGTGAAGAGAGCGAAAGCGATGATTCTGACGACAGTGGAAGGAGAAAGAGGAAACATTCTTCGCGGTCGAAGAGAagcagaagagaaagaagaaaacgaagaagtaGAAAATCTGAATCAGAAAAAGAGGTTTCTGAATCAGAAGAGGAAAAGGGTTTTGGTGATGCAAAAAACAAAGCAGTAGTTGAAGAGGTGATGAAAACAGAGGTGGATCCCGAGGCtttgaaattgaaggaactaTTTGAATCTCAGAAGAAACCGGCTTTAGATAATGAACCCGCTGTAGGGCCAATGCCTTTGCCAAGGGCAGAGGGTCATATAAGTTATGGGGGCGCCCTTAGGCCCGGTGAAGGTGATGCAATTGCACAGTATGTTCAGCAAGGGAAGCGTATCCCACGAAGAGGTGAAGTGGGTCTTTCTGCAGAGGAGATTCAGAAGTTTGAGACCCTTGGTTATGTGATGAGTGGTAGCAGGCATCAGAGGATGAATGCCATTCGTATTAGGAAGGAAAACCAGGTTTATAGTGCTGAGGACAAGCGTGCTTTGGCTATGTTTAACTACGAGGAGAAGGCCAAGAGGGAGCACAAGGTTATGGCTGATCTGCAGCGGCTCGTGCAGCGCCACATTGGGCAGGATGTTGGCCCAACTCATGATCCTTTCGCTGCAAAAACCTCGGATGGTGCTGATGCTTGA